In Lathyrus oleraceus cultivar Zhongwan6 chromosome 2, CAAS_Psat_ZW6_1.0, whole genome shotgun sequence, the DNA window TCGACATTTGCAAGCTTCGGTCGAAGTCGAAGTGCTTGGAGGGTGAAGGTAGTCGTGGACAATCAAAGAACGTGGATAGTTATTTACCAACATGGGGGAATTGGACCGACATGTGGCATCACGAGATGGTTTTGTAACCACCAGACGGTTACTTTCAATTAGTATTTAAGCCAATGTTATGAGAGGTTCTAGAGGTGGCATTTTGGAACGTTTGCAGTAGGAGTAAAATTTGAAGTACCAAAGCGTTTACGAGAAAAGAGTCAATCTCCTCACAAAAATGTACTTTGCCTCCATTTTACATTCATAAGTCATTTAATCTTACCAAAGTTACTTTTGTTTTCTTACTTTACCATTTATACGTTCCCTTTTTCGTCTTCCTTTTACCACGCTCCTAACTCATCAAGAGTTACCTTACACTTTTTAAACCTTTCAAAGACATTGTTTACCAAAACACCATACACTTAAACACTAAGTCCGAGAGTTTGTAGTcggtcctgcaagtaaccctcttataggaaggctagagattgttcATGAAACAATAAATTGGCACACCCGGTGGGACCTCGCCAGTGTTAAGTGTATGCGATTACGCAGTGGAAAAAAATGACGTCTCCTAGACCCCACGAAGAAGCGTCTTCGATGGGAGACACGGTTACGCCCCAGGCTGCCGATATCGGCTCTAGCATGGCGTCGGCAGTTTCGACAACATTTGTAGGGTCAATTCTGATGCCGTGTCAGCCACAAGCGCCGAGACCAACAACCATGGGAACTGTTAGGCAACATATGCCAAGTTTCACGGTCCCCATGCACCGAACGTTGGGAATGCCGAGTGAATTTATGGCAAGTATGCTTAACCTCGGTTCGACTTATAGAGATACTTCATCATCTCCATTCCCTCGCTACTAGTGGTTTGGACCTTTGGCAACCCCATTTGGTCGACCCCCAGGTTTCGGACTGACGTCTCAGTCAATCCCAACTTTTACGTCAAGTTCTATCGTCGTTATGAGACAAcagatggacgagagtaatcatgaaATGGTACACATGCTAACTCAACAAATGGGTGCCATATTGAGGCCATTGATCCAGGACTCAACGCAGAGTTACCAACAGTTTGTAACCCAAATGACAAGGATAAGAGACTTTTTGAAAGCCCCAAGGGCTCAGGTCCGTCGGAACCCTATGCCTCCTCCTCGACCGGAAACACCTCATCGACAAGAGGAAAGGACAGACGACATTGTCGAACAGGAATACCAGGAATTCGAACAGATGCCAAGGGTGGCACGAAGGCCCCCCGTGGTAATGGTTAACCGTAACCAGGATCCTGACCAGGTGGTCAGACAAGTTCGACACGATGCATCCATGGGGGAACAAAACCTAGAGGCTATTGTCGAACGGATCATAGTAAGAAACAGAGTGAGTCCTTGCCTACAGTGGCTGACTTACTTTTCACCTCTACCAGATTTTGTCTTACAGACAGAATTTCCTAGGGGGTGGAAAGTCCCGAAATTTACCAAGTTCGTTAGGGATACTATAGAGTCCACCGTCGAACACGTGGCCAGGTACCCGACCGAGGCTGGCGACATAGCGAACAATGAGGATTTGAAGTTAAAATACTTCCCAAGTTCTCTTACGAAGAATGTGTTTACATGGTTCACAATGCTACCTCCACAGTCGATCCAAACATGGACACAGTTGgagagattgttccatgaacaattttacatggggCAATCGAAGATTAGCCTCAAAGAACTAGCTAGCGTTAAGCGGAAGGTTGCTGAGTCAATTGATCAGTACCTAAACAGGTTTAGACCGTTGAAAGCGCGATGCTTTAATCAAGTCCCTGAACACGAATTAGTCGAGATGGCGGTTGAGgggtgttggtgtaagccctagaggccaatacttttggtacttgtatcaaattatttattaataataaaaggctttttctttattatgtttgtttaataaagtccctagaatagctagtccgtttaatgtatcaagtatgacttaatcatgagatcacattaaacataaggacactattcttaaagtatctgtagtcgagctttattgtgaagtgggataacattaaagcattaagactattatgtatatagactgatgatcacatctcatggatcatggataaggagttatcaagtcttaaatataggtatgaatattaagagtaatatttatactggattgacccgctatgagaatactatatagaatgttatgcaaagtgtcataagttattctcatggtgataatggtgtataccacccttcgacctgaaaccactatggaccctagatgtagagtcaagtgctttattgcacatcaaacattgttcgtaactggatgaccataaagacagttgatgggtactccacgaagcatgctaagtgacatgagtgacctagatggagtttgcccatcctgcataacaggataaatgtctatgggcccaatattgaattggacaaggatgacacggtctatgccttgtgttcaatatagacataagggcaaaaggataattgtacacataaatattatcacagaaggatttgtcagatcacatgacattttcgtgtcttgggtagcagtgatgtgttactagataccgctcactgtttattatgttaaatacgtgatttaatataattgccaatgccgcgaaaacctacagggtcacacacaaaggacggattgatgagagatagagtaactaaggaacaccgtaaggtacggtgcacttaagtgaattgtagaacatcgtaaggtacagtgtacttaagtagaatacgaaatttggtaaggtaccacgcgcttaagtgattttggcatattataagatatgggccacatacacttaagtgggctttttagcttgtagcccacacaagtggttctataaatagaacccttgtgcagaagcattcattgcagttgcatttttcgtttctctctctctctctctctctctctctctctcactcaaagccttcattcgtagcagctagcactgagattgaaggaatttgttcatgtggactgagtagaggcgttgtcatcgttcaacgttcatgatcgctccgtagatctgcatcaaaggtttcaatcgtcacaagaggtaacgattctatcactgatcatgcccattcgtaaggatcactaaaggagaaaaattttatttccgctgcgttttggatcgcaattctccttcagtggtatcagagccacttacgaaaccatgcatctgatagaTGTTTGctttctgtattaatatgattaaaagacagaatgaatcaaagaataagcaagtaattaaatttggcatcatatgtgtacgatttggatgattgatgttgactatgcttcggaaccgacattagtatggtgaagcagcgatacatcaatcgtccataggttacgcaattgagatcgatcaagttatatatgatataagtaatcctaatgcaaaatacggtatatatgatatactgtttctgtttcgttcattcaaatacttaatggttgttttcctttgagcgatcaatggtcatttgcttcggaatccgacattagtatgatgaagcaatgacctgttgatcaatcatacgAATCAACAAttgaggtgtgtttgacggtctgaaattggtgcattagggttagtgacggcacaagggttgtgttgtcaaagagttgtgaattgagggcttgttggatcacgtctgttgactgtttcaaaagcgctgattttggccgcgtgacgttcgtcatgggcctgtgacgaTCATAACAAGCTGGacatgacggtcgtaacatgctttgtgacggttGTCACATTCACAGATTCAGAATTCTAGGTGTTTCTGTTATTTTGGtcgcgtgacgttcgtcatgggcctgtgacggtcgtaacaagctgtACGTGACGatcgtaacatgcttgtgacggtcgtcacattcacagagtcagaattctcggggtttctaTTTTGTGACTGCGCTGCCCCCTTGATCCtcgtccgctgatcggtcagcggaaccaccgtccaCTGACCGGGCAGCGGAAACCCCGTTCCCgttgaccgggcagcggacccccgactaactctgcgtagtgtgatcaatcgccgaaatttaatttggttttaattaattaaaggaattaaaattaataataataataataatatgtttattattattgtcttgtggtgatcggttatggccttagttttcctttattttgttttgggattttaaaatacgacttgtgtgtcgtgcctctcttttaatctcttaatgtaacttcttttctcatcttactccctcgtatgtaaaacgagtttcttttatgtaatgtaatgttatgaagaaagagaagaattcaatatcaaaggaggacaaccttgaagatcttgcttggagaagcttagatcgttattaggttagcttaggtcctctcattagcttgggagaacaattgcgctaggggccataactgtttcattatgtatgttgatgcatgtgaatgtatgttgatgcatgtgagagacgatttatatgataaataagccggtgagatcagaataattgcaattccctcaaattaaatattaagtttatgctttccaagttttagcactcatcaagactagtatcggataatgtaggtttcgcctacgtgaggtgcatgttctatattagtaaggtgcgatgggataattgtaatatccaattgctaaaacaacgtgtcaaacttaactaaacaaattataataagattatatgtgtttagaagcaagagttggacatgatccatgtgatggattggaataaggagttattcatccaactaaaatattcgagagttatattagatacaacaagaaggagttcctacctaaataacctagttttgtgtaatccgcctacgcggacttagaacaaagtgaaatatggatctcgacccactagaaaatcttc includes these proteins:
- the LOC127123374 gene encoding uncharacterized protein LOC127123374, whose protein sequence is MDESNHEMVHMLTQQMGAILRPLIQDSTQSYQQFVTQMTRIRDFLKAPRAQVRRNPMPPPRPETPHRQEERTDDIVEQEYQEFEQMPRVARRPPVVMVNRNQDPDQVVRQVRHDASMGEQNLEAIVERIIVRNRVSPCLQWLTYFSPLPDFVLQTEFPRGWKVPKFTKFVRDTIESTVEHVARYPTEAGDIANNEDLKLKYFPSSLTKNVFTWFTMLPPQSIQTWTQLERLFHEQFYMGQSKISLKELASVKRKVAESIDQYLNRFRPLKARCFNQVPEHELVEMAVEGCWCKP